Proteins from a genomic interval of Mesobacillus sp. S13:
- a CDS encoding cysteine dioxygenase, translating into MTLKLQAKNVLDELQNPSRQEMKEALEELNLSIDELMPFLQSSSGKPYYRKLLYKSEDVELLVMNWSDLECAPHDHGNSHGWIYVLNGTSINSVYEVKNNKLPKELFKEYHHQGQLFFAPQKGVHKMQAGTPEGLVTLHLYSPPISGMKVYDLEKCAACIVSDDCGAWWPDEQRQQLKEIKLKKEA; encoded by the coding sequence ATGACTTTAAAACTTCAGGCAAAAAATGTGTTAGATGAATTACAAAACCCATCGAGACAAGAGATGAAGGAAGCGCTGGAGGAGCTCAACCTGTCTATAGATGAGTTGATGCCGTTCCTTCAGTCATCTTCCGGAAAGCCTTATTACCGGAAGCTCCTTTATAAAAGCGAGGATGTCGAGCTGCTCGTGATGAACTGGTCGGATTTAGAATGTGCTCCCCATGACCACGGGAACTCCCATGGATGGATCTACGTGCTGAATGGGACTTCCATCAACTCCGTCTACGAGGTCAAAAACAACAAACTTCCTAAAGAGCTATTCAAAGAGTATCATCATCAAGGCCAACTCTTTTTTGCCCCCCAAAAAGGTGTCCATAAAATGCAGGCTGGCACCCCAGAGGGACTCGTCACTCTCCACCTCTACTCCCCGCCAATCAGCGGCATGAAAGTTTACGACCTTGAAAAATGCGCAGCCTGTATCGTATCCGATGATTGCGGAGCATGGTGGCCAGATGAACAGCGTCAGCAACTGAAAGAAATTAAGCTAAAAAAAGAAGCATAG